The nucleotide window cttcaaagtgcACCACTCCAAACTCTGCTTCCatcctccactttttttttttttttttttgactctgacCCTCTAGCCTCCGTCTGACAAGGACCCTGGTGATTACAatgggcccacctggataatccagggaTAATCTCTCACTTGGAGATCCTGAACTTAATCACACTTGCAAAATCTCCTTTAACATGTAAAGTAACATATTGCCAAATTCTAGAAAGTAGAACCTTAGTATCTTTGCAAGGCCAGTATTCAGCCTACGCACCAACTATTGCAAGTATTTACAAAACTGGGAACTGGAAGTAGGGCTTTCAGGAGCAATAGTTAAGATGCAGGCAAAGAGTTGTTTATGCACCTGGCACGCTCTCCTTAGCTCACTGGAGATAGCAAGCTTATCTGTCTGAACCTCAGCCCAAAGCCTTCTACCTAGCAAAGTCACCACTGCTCTGCCCCTCGCTATGGCATGGTTGAAAGGGATAGGACTTAATATGACTTTAAGTGAGACTGTTTAACAGTTTCCTCAGATGTAAAAGGTGAATAAGAAgacgcaagagacttgggttcgatccctgggtcgggaagatcgcctggagtaggaaatggcaaccagtttcagtatccttgcctgaaaaaattcccatgaaccgaggagcctgacgggctactgtCCAGGAGTgacagagccggacacaactgagcacacacaaaaggTAACAACACGCATTCCACAGCGCCTCCAGCGGATGAATGAGGTTGGTGCTAACAGCGCTTCATAAACTAAAGACTGGGTAGAAGTATATTTCAGTCAGACTCGGGGTATAAACTACATAACTGGAAGACTGTTAGAGGAAGAGGCTTGCGAGCCATCATTACTAACCCTCATGACAGATGTGATGTCTCAGGTTTATCTGGCTTCACCTGGCTGGACTATGGCTGGAACCTAGATATCTGGACTCCTGGCTCGGTGTTCTTCCCATTGCATGCTGATATAATGGTGATGTGCTAAACTCTGTACACAGTGATCCATTTACTGGGCTGCTCTCTCCAGGTTTGTCCTGGGTCCCCCTCCATCGTCACTGCCAACCAGACTTCAGCCACCACCCTCCTGCTGTGTTATTTAAAGGGTGAGTAAGGCACCGTagagtctgcttgcagtgcaggagactcagttttgatccctaggtccggaagatcccctggagaaggaaatggcaacccactccagtattcttgcctggaaaaccccatggacagaggagcctggtgggctacagtccacggggtcgctgagagccagacacgactgagcgacttcactttaaggCGCCATGTGTCTCCCTCTTCTCTGTTTCTCACACTGAGTGTTTGCTTGATCATCTCTTCTCCAGCTCCTACTTTGTTTCAAATCCTTTAGTGATCTCTTGCTTTTCACCATTTTCAGCCTCTCCCTAGTTGCCTCTGCCTCCAAACTCAAACAATGCCACTGCATTTGTCATGTGCAGGATGATTAGTTCCTAATCACAGCTTTGCACAGTATTTAAAATGTGTCAAACCTTTATTTTacacttgatttttttattaAGTAACAATTTACATACGTTAAGTTCAGCGTGTTTTTAGTGTACAGGtctgtgagttttgacaaacatATGTAGAGGTGTAACctttgctttgccaacaaacatccgtctagtcaaggctatggtttttccaggggtcgtgtatggatgtgagagttggactgtgaagaaagctgagtgttggagaagactcttgagagtcccttggactgcaaggagatccagccagtccatcctaaaggagatcagtcctgggtgttcattggaaggactgatgttgaagctgaaacttcaatactttggccacctcatgcaaagagttgactcattggaaaagaccctgatgctggcagggattgagggcaggaagagaaggggacgacagaggatgagatggctggatggcatcaccgactcgatggacatgagtttgagtaaactccaggaattggtgatggacagggaggcctggcgtgctgtgattcatggggtcgcaaacagttggacatgactgagcaactgaactgaactgaactgaactgaaccaccccCACAAATGAGGAATGAAACAAATTCCTTATGGACAGGTTTTTTAGTATTGTATCTGAAAAATCTTTGCCTATCCCGaagattttcttctatatttttttctgtaagttttatAGCGTAAGATTTTACATGTTAGGTCTGTGATTCATTCTGAGTTAAATATTACAAGGTATAGAATGAGATTCTATTGTTTACCTTATATACTATAATCTTGCTAAACTTTAGTTTTTGGAGCccttttgtatattcttttttattttttacataggtAATTCTGTTTTCTGCAAAAAGTgacaatttcttcttttccagtatctatggattttgcttctttttcttgacttATTGCATTAGCTAGGACTCCAGTGACATTGAATAGGACTGGTCAGAATGGATATCCTTGCCTTGTTTCCAATCTTAAGGGGAAGGTATGTAGTTTTATACCATTGAGGaagatgttagctgtaggttttctAGTTGAGGAAGTTCCCCTATAAGTCTACTTGACTAAGAGTTTTTGTCAGGAAcatgtgtttaattttgtaaatactttttctgcatcttttgaaaTGATGATAGGGTTTTTTCTCTTTAGTCTGTTAATTTGATGAATTATtaactgattttcaaatgttaaactcTTCACTCCCAGAATAAACCCCATCTAGTCCTGaagaattatcttttttaaaagactatttctggatttgattttctaaaattttggtaAGAATTTTTATgtctatgttcatgagagatattactatgttttcttttctggtaaggtctttatctggttttgataTAAGGATAACGTCACTTCACAAAATAAATTGGGAGATGTTTCATtgtcttcaattttctggaagagttggcATAGAATTGGTGTTTTCTTCCTAAAtgcttgatagaattcaccagtggaGCTAAGTAGGCCTGAAGCTTTCTTTGTGggaaatttttaattatgaattcagtttctttaataaatataagACCATTCAGgttattatttcttcttaagTATGTTTTAGTAGTTTGTATCTTGCAAGGACTTTGTCTATTCATCTAAGTTGTTAAGTTTACTGACATGAAGttatccactttttttttatggctgcccTGGGGCTCTGTTGGGTTTGggccggctttctctagttgtggcaagcagaggccactctctagttgtggtgcgaggGCTGCTCACCGCGGCGGCTTCTCctggtgcagagcacaggctctaggtgctcaggcttcagtagttgcagcacggtctcagcagttgtggcgcTGCAGCTTAGTTCCTCcgcggcatatggaatcttcctgggccagggatcaaacctgtgccccctgcattggcaggcaaattatcatctactgcaccacctggaaagtcctgtTTGTAGTTTCTTATTATCCTTGCTATATTTCTAGGATTTGTAGTGGTATTCCCTCTCTCTCATTcttgatgtttgtttgtttttctcttcttttttaaaatctttaaccatgaggcatgtgggatcttagttccccaaacaggaattgaacttgtgccccctacactggcagcatggagtctaaccactggaccacaggggaagtcccgTGTTATTTGTAGTTTATCTCTCTCATGAATCTAGCTAAAGATTTACCAGTTTTATTAATCTCCAAAAACTATTTTTGATCTCATTGATTTTCCctattgttttcttgtttatttttgctttgaactttattttttctgccttttcctggTTCCTTTGACTTTAATTTGAtcttctttttctactttcttttttttttttgtcctctaaGGCATTTTATTTGTACGTATTACATCCCTAGAAAAAGAATCCAAGGATTTTCCCTCCTGTATGTTTTCGTCTTGCTTCTTCATGGTCCATGATGCCAGCTGAGGTTGTCAGTACAATGAAACCAAACTGACGGGATGGGAGCAGGTTattctgccatttttctagatctttgAGTTGCACATCAAATCTGGGACTGATCACTCCACACTTATTTAGCCTGCCTGTGAGGTTCACAACAATTTTCCCAGCCCTGTGATCATCAATGATTTCAAATTCGCCAATGTAACCATGCTTCATCATCACTGTTAGAAACCTGACGATGACCTTGGAGCACGGCCGAATAAGCACCTGGCGTTTGCCTCTCTTTTCGGCGTTGTTGATACTCTTGAGAGCATCAGCCAGGACATTCATGCGCACCATTCTGGCGGCACGGAAAGATGGCGGAAAGAGGACGGGAGGGGCGAGCGCACAGAATtattctttttctactttcttaaGGTGAAATCTGAGAGCATTAATTTAGATAGGTTACTTGGTGGAATATAGGATGTTcagttgaattttaattttacataaaaaatgttttaatttatcttaaatattgcatgggacatacactaaataaaattttattatttatctgaaattcagttgAGTATCCTGTATTTTTGTTTGCTAAGCCTGGCAACCCTAACTTAAGACATTTCTTCATTTCTACTATAGGTATTTAAGGTCAAAGATCTCTAAGTGTTATCTGTATCATACAAATTATGatgttacatttttgttttcattcagtttaaaatactttttaacttccctttttaaatttcttcttgagtttttaaaagtGTGTTGCTTAGTTTTCTAATGCTTGGAGAGTTCCCAGAGAGTtgattaatttctaatttaattctattGTGGTCTGAGAACATGCTTTGTATGAtttaaatcctttaaaatttCTTGAGACTTGGAAACTTCCCTTGTAGTCGAGTAgtgaagactccatgcttccactatggtgggcatgggttcaatccctggtaggggaattaTTCCTAATGGTGCATGGCgtgacccaaaaaaaaaaattttttttttccttttcttgagacttgttttatggcccagaacaTAGTCGACCTTGGTAAATGTTCTATGTGAATTTGAAAGGAATGTATATTTTGCTACTGTTGGACACAATATTCTATAAATGTTAAATAGATTAAATTTGTGAATTGTATTAATCAAATCTTCtatgtccttactgattttcGGTCTACTTGTTCTAGCCAACATTGATAGATGAGAATTGACATTTCCAACTTTAACTGTAGgttcatctatttctccttgtaTTCCTctccatttttactttattttcgaAGTTGTGATATTAGATGCACAAACATTTAGGATTGTTCTGTATCCTTGTTGAAGCGACCTTTTCATTATTATCTTTATCTCTGGAATCTGAAATATTTATCTGATATTCATATATCCATACCAACCTTTATTTCAGTGTTAGCATGGTATATATTTtcctatacttttattttattgtatctttatatttaaagtggatgtCTTGTAGGCAACACCGACTTTCTGACAAAAGTCAGAAATCGAATAGTTTCTGACTTTTGTGATGTTTAGGTGTTTATCTTGTATTTACGTGTCAGACATTTAAAGTAGCTCTTTTGCCTGAAAGAAGGAATACCAAGACACATATATTGAATGGAAAGGCTGGTCTTGagtcctgtaaaaaaaaaaaaaaatgttttcaagattcgCATTTCAGTTTTggcgtatttatttatttgcatttaatcTCAaacttgaataaataaaatagcaccAGGTCTTAAAATTCATACTCTTGGCTCCACCCCTGAAGAGACTAATAGGAGTGCGGGTCTGTTCCTGGAGCCTGTACTCTGTGATGCACACTACCCCTCCCTCTGCCATCACCATGCAGAGGATTCTCAGATCAAGGCTCGAACACTGGGACACTGAACAAATATCCTGGAGTTCACCTTCTCATACCCAGCTGTGTGACAGCTTGAGCTAACTTCCATTTAACTCAAGTCCATTTCCACTGACAGAAGTTGAACATTTAGGGAGGcaaatttatttttcagggctAGATCTTCATCCTTTAGCAGAACTTATGTCACCAAGAAATAGAAGAACAGAGGCAGCTACTAAGCAaggtctggtttttccagtagtcatgtgtggatgtgagacttggaccataaagagagctgagcactgaagaattgatgcttttgagttgtggtgttggagaagactctcgagagtcccttggactgcaaggagatccaaccagccaatcctaaagaaaatcagtcctgaatattaattggaaggactgatgctgaagctgaaactccaatactttcaccacctgactcaaagaactgactcattggaaaagaccctgatgctgggaaagactgaaggtgggaggagaaggggatgacaggatgagatggttagatggcatcaccaactcgatggacatgagtttgagtaagctccaggagttggtgatgcacagggaagcttggtgtgctgcagtccatagggtcacagagttggacacaacggagtgactgaactgagctgaactaatcTAATGAAGACAAAAGGTTTGGATGACttattcatttgtatttataaGAGCATATGTACCCACAGGGAAGTATCCTGTGTTCACCAATCATCTATCTTGAAActatttcccccttttctttctttctttttttttgttggaaATTTTTTTGCTCTTGCTGGTTTCTTCCTCTGGAATGtgctttttcttccctcccttaTCATCGTTCATCTGAATTCTGCCCATTCTTTAAGATCTAGCCTAAATAATTCCTTTTCACAAGTCTGCCTCCCAGACTT belongs to Cervus elaphus chromosome 11, mCerEla1.1, whole genome shotgun sequence and includes:
- the LOC122702573 gene encoding 40S ribosomal protein S15a, with product MVRMNVLADALKSINNAEKRGKRQVLIRPCSKVIVRFLTVMMKHGYIGEFEIIDDHRAGKIVVNLTGRLNKCGVISPRFDVQLKDLEKWQNNLLPSRQFGFIVLTTSAGIMDHEEARRKHTGGKILGFFF